Proteins encoded by one window of Xiphias gladius isolate SHS-SW01 ecotype Sanya breed wild chromosome 15, ASM1685928v1, whole genome shotgun sequence:
- the LOC120800761 gene encoding B-cell receptor CD22-like isoform X2: protein MDHLQDMVLGQNNWSVKYYRTQICALKGSTVEIQCTYTTRSHNYYEKIWYTQLNVQKPVDLTTDGDYTNRVSNSCISKTCTLTLTNLKESDSAVYKFSLMRNAVFPRYSNERGVTLSVTDLKVIRQADRIYSSHANMNCLSSCPLSVDISYIWYRNGEKISNRQSSYSAYSNLEDSVSCALRGYEDFPSPPVCFEGQSCNRVTYNNRSICAFKGSSVDISCTYNSYEENVESKFWFSHKHSQEPVDLSEDSQYAGRFQVFETEEGRSTLRISDLRETDSTEYRFKFKTRHFEWRSSLPGTTLTVTDLDISVRVFPYLNLQCVTTCHQLDGSSYVWFKNGQKVDGENSYFYSYTYDYKNSYSCAVKGFENSPSLSVCFNGQSCNIVNYNHRRICALKGSSVDISCTYNSYEAQIESRFWFTAEHSHQWQNPSEPEDLHRNAQFSGRVQVRELLGRSTLTISDLRETDSAEYRFKFKTRGFEWRSSLPGTTLTVTALQVHVTRILTRRQFYTVAELNCHSICIPTGQVSYVWFKNGEKIIFETSSSYTHHFNPEDNIACAMRGYEDYHSPLVHAPQTSSVSASPSGDIVEGSSVKLTCQSDANPAANYIWYKDNQILLQGPEGFFHFTSISSEDKGIYHCKAENQFGQINSSDLFIDVQYAPKNLTVSVSPSNEVMEGSTVTLTCSSDSNPAANYTWYKENEVPPKASGQIFTITNIRPEHSGNYYCKAQNRRGHRNSKSNLTVMARSVKSAVAGSITVIFLAVIFLCAFLLIRKKRSLKQISEPRERPDNIAQLNVGSEYENSSAAVQREPAAQEDELFYSIVRFSKNQEDPLYSNISLAQPSKHWREEEEDEEGVDYTNVAVKSASATPRLRCQEAAEDPSAVYGTVKKKEHLNKV from the exons ATGGATCATTTGCAAGACA TGGTACTGGGTCAGAATAACTGGAGCGTGAAGTACTATCGTACTCAGATCTGTGCCTTAAAAGGCTCAACAGTGGAAATTCAATGCACGTACACAACTAGAAGTCACAATTACTATGAAAAAATTTGGTATACTCAACTGAATGTTCAAAAACCTGTGGATCTGACAACGGACGGAGACTACACAAATCGTGTGAGCAACAGTTGTATTTCGAAGACCTGCACTCTGACACTCACGAACCTGAAAGAGAGCGATTCGGCTGTGTACAAGTTCAGTTTAATGAGAAACGCAGTCTTTCCAAGATATTCTAATGAACGCGGAGTCACTTTGTCTGTCACAg ATCTAAAGGTGATCCGACAAGCAGATAGAATATATTCTAGCCACGCAAACATGAACTGTCTCAGCAGTTGTCCTCTATCTGTTGATATTTCCTACATCTGGTACCGTAATGGAGAGAAAATTTCAAACAGACAATCATCTTACTCAGCCTACTCAAATCTTGAAGACAGCGTTTCCTGTGCATTAAGGGGATACGAGGATTTCCCTTCTCCTCCAGTGT GTTTCGAAGGTCAATCCTGCAACAGAGTGACTTACAATAACAGAAGCATCTGTGCCTTCAAAGGCTCATCAGTGGACATTTCTTGTACTTACAACAGCTatgaagaaaatgttgaatCAAAATTCTGGTTCAGTCATAAACATAGTCAGGAGCCTGTGGACCTTAGCGAAGACTCCCAGTATGCAGGCCGTTTTCAAGTCTTTGAAACAGAGGAAGGACGCTCCACTCTGAGAATCAGTGACCTGAGAGAAACAGATTCAACCGAATATCGCTTCAAATTCAAAACACGACACTTTGAATGGAGGAGTAGTTTACCTGGTACCACTCTGACTGTCACAG ATCTAGATATTTCGGTGAGGGTGTTTCCCTATCTAAATCTCCAGTGTGTTACGACTTGTCATCAACTCGATGGTTCTTCCTATGTCTGGTTCAAAAATGGACAGAAAGTGGATGGagaaaattcttatttttactcATACACATATGATTATAAAAACAGCTATTCTTGTGCTGTAAAAGGATTTGAGAATTCCCCCTCTCTTTCAGTGT GCTTCAATGGTCAATCCTGCAACATAGTGAATTACAATCACAGGAGAATTTGTGCCCTCAAAGGCTCATCAGTGGACATTTCTTGTACTTACAACAGCTATGAAGCTCAAATTGAATCAAGATTCTGGTTCACTGCTGAACATAGTCATCAGTGGCAAAATCCATCAGAGCCAGAGGACCTTCATCGAAACGCTCAGTTTTCAGGTCGTGTTCAGGTCCGTGAATTGCTAGGACGCTCCACTCTGACAATCAGTGACCTGAGAGAGACCGATTCGGCCGAGTATCGCTTCAAGTTCAAAACACGAGGCTTTGAATGGAGGAGTAGTTTACCTGGCACCACTCTGACTGTCACAG CTCTGCAGGTGCACGTTACCAGAATATTAACACGCCGCCAGTTTTATACCGTGGCAGAGCTGAACTGTCACAGCATCTGCATTCCCACCGGTCAAGTTTCCTATGTCTGGTTCaagaatggagagaaaattatatttgaaacttCTTCATCTTATACACATCACTTTAATCCTGAAGACAACATCGCCTGTGCTATGAGAGGTTATGAGGATTACCACTCTCCTTTAGTGC ATGCTCCACAGACCTCCTCCGTGTCAGCGAGTCCGTCTGGTGACATAGTGGAGGGCAGTTCGGTGAAGCTGACCTGTCAAAGTGATGCTAATCCAGCAGCTAACTATATCTGGTACAAGGACAACCAAATACTGCTTCAAGGACCAGAaggcttttttcatttcacttccaTCAGCTCCGAGGACAAAGGGATTTACCACTGCAAGGCTGAGAATCAGTTTGGACAGATCAATTCTTCAGACCTATTCATAGATGTCCAGT ATGCTCCAAAAAATCTCACTGTGTCAGTGAGTCCCTCTAATGAAGTAATGGAGGGCAGTACAGTGACTCTGACCTGTAGCAGTGATTCTAACCCAGCAGCTAATTATACCTGGTACAAAGAGAATGAAGTCCCACCAAAAGCATCAGGACAGATCTTCACCATCACCAACATCAGACCTGAACACAGTGGGAATTATTACTGTAAAGCCCAGAACAGAAGAGGACATCGTAACTCCAAGTCAAATCTGACTGTTATGGCAA GGTCAGTGAAGTCAGCAGTTGCTGGATCAatcactgttatttttctggCTGTCATATTCCTCTGTGCCTTCCTGTTGATTAG AAAAAAGAGGTCCTTGAAACAGATATCTGAGCCTAGAGAGAGACCAGACAACATAGCacag CTAAATGTGGGTTCAGAATATGAGAACTCTTCAGCAGCAGTACAGAGAGAACCAGCAGCGCAGGAGGATGAACTTTTCTATTCCATCGTAAGATTCTCAAAAAATCAGGAAGATCCTCTGTACTCCAACATCAGCCTGGCTCAGCCCAGCAAACactggagggaagaagaggaggacgaggagggtGTGGATTACACTAATGTCGCCGTTAAGAGTGCCAGTGCTACCCCAAG ATTAAGATGCCAAGAGGCTGCGGAGGATCCATCTGCAGTGTACGgcacagtcaaaaaaaaagagcatctGAACAAAGTCTGA
- the LOC120800761 gene encoding B-cell receptor CD22-like isoform X1 translates to MNLKFAVFLLTLSVVLGQNNWSVKYYRTQICALKGSTVEIQCTYTTRSHNYYEKIWYTQLNVQKPVDLTTDGDYTNRVSNSCISKTCTLTLTNLKESDSAVYKFSLMRNAVFPRYSNERGVTLSVTDLKVIRQADRIYSSHANMNCLSSCPLSVDISYIWYRNGEKISNRQSSYSAYSNLEDSVSCALRGYEDFPSPPVCFEGQSCNRVTYNNRSICAFKGSSVDISCTYNSYEENVESKFWFSHKHSQEPVDLSEDSQYAGRFQVFETEEGRSTLRISDLRETDSTEYRFKFKTRHFEWRSSLPGTTLTVTDLDISVRVFPYLNLQCVTTCHQLDGSSYVWFKNGQKVDGENSYFYSYTYDYKNSYSCAVKGFENSPSLSVCFNGQSCNIVNYNHRRICALKGSSVDISCTYNSYEAQIESRFWFTAEHSHQWQNPSEPEDLHRNAQFSGRVQVRELLGRSTLTISDLRETDSAEYRFKFKTRGFEWRSSLPGTTLTVTALQVHVTRILTRRQFYTVAELNCHSICIPTGQVSYVWFKNGEKIIFETSSSYTHHFNPEDNIACAMRGYEDYHSPLVHAPQTSSVSASPSGDIVEGSSVKLTCQSDANPAANYIWYKDNQILLQGPEGFFHFTSISSEDKGIYHCKAENQFGQINSSDLFIDVQYAPKNLTVSVSPSNEVMEGSTVTLTCSSDSNPAANYTWYKENEVPPKASGQIFTITNIRPEHSGNYYCKAQNRRGHRNSKSNLTVMARSVKSAVAGSITVIFLAVIFLCAFLLIRKKRSLKQISEPRERPDNIAQLNVGSEYENSSAAVQREPAAQEDELFYSIVRFSKNQEDPLYSNISLAQPSKHWREEEEDEEGVDYTNVAVKSASATPRLRCQEAAEDPSAVYGTVKKKEHLNKV, encoded by the exons ATGAATTTGAAATTTGCTGTCTTCCTTCTCACATTGTCAG TGGTACTGGGTCAGAATAACTGGAGCGTGAAGTACTATCGTACTCAGATCTGTGCCTTAAAAGGCTCAACAGTGGAAATTCAATGCACGTACACAACTAGAAGTCACAATTACTATGAAAAAATTTGGTATACTCAACTGAATGTTCAAAAACCTGTGGATCTGACAACGGACGGAGACTACACAAATCGTGTGAGCAACAGTTGTATTTCGAAGACCTGCACTCTGACACTCACGAACCTGAAAGAGAGCGATTCGGCTGTGTACAAGTTCAGTTTAATGAGAAACGCAGTCTTTCCAAGATATTCTAATGAACGCGGAGTCACTTTGTCTGTCACAg ATCTAAAGGTGATCCGACAAGCAGATAGAATATATTCTAGCCACGCAAACATGAACTGTCTCAGCAGTTGTCCTCTATCTGTTGATATTTCCTACATCTGGTACCGTAATGGAGAGAAAATTTCAAACAGACAATCATCTTACTCAGCCTACTCAAATCTTGAAGACAGCGTTTCCTGTGCATTAAGGGGATACGAGGATTTCCCTTCTCCTCCAGTGT GTTTCGAAGGTCAATCCTGCAACAGAGTGACTTACAATAACAGAAGCATCTGTGCCTTCAAAGGCTCATCAGTGGACATTTCTTGTACTTACAACAGCTatgaagaaaatgttgaatCAAAATTCTGGTTCAGTCATAAACATAGTCAGGAGCCTGTGGACCTTAGCGAAGACTCCCAGTATGCAGGCCGTTTTCAAGTCTTTGAAACAGAGGAAGGACGCTCCACTCTGAGAATCAGTGACCTGAGAGAAACAGATTCAACCGAATATCGCTTCAAATTCAAAACACGACACTTTGAATGGAGGAGTAGTTTACCTGGTACCACTCTGACTGTCACAG ATCTAGATATTTCGGTGAGGGTGTTTCCCTATCTAAATCTCCAGTGTGTTACGACTTGTCATCAACTCGATGGTTCTTCCTATGTCTGGTTCAAAAATGGACAGAAAGTGGATGGagaaaattcttatttttactcATACACATATGATTATAAAAACAGCTATTCTTGTGCTGTAAAAGGATTTGAGAATTCCCCCTCTCTTTCAGTGT GCTTCAATGGTCAATCCTGCAACATAGTGAATTACAATCACAGGAGAATTTGTGCCCTCAAAGGCTCATCAGTGGACATTTCTTGTACTTACAACAGCTATGAAGCTCAAATTGAATCAAGATTCTGGTTCACTGCTGAACATAGTCATCAGTGGCAAAATCCATCAGAGCCAGAGGACCTTCATCGAAACGCTCAGTTTTCAGGTCGTGTTCAGGTCCGTGAATTGCTAGGACGCTCCACTCTGACAATCAGTGACCTGAGAGAGACCGATTCGGCCGAGTATCGCTTCAAGTTCAAAACACGAGGCTTTGAATGGAGGAGTAGTTTACCTGGCACCACTCTGACTGTCACAG CTCTGCAGGTGCACGTTACCAGAATATTAACACGCCGCCAGTTTTATACCGTGGCAGAGCTGAACTGTCACAGCATCTGCATTCCCACCGGTCAAGTTTCCTATGTCTGGTTCaagaatggagagaaaattatatttgaaacttCTTCATCTTATACACATCACTTTAATCCTGAAGACAACATCGCCTGTGCTATGAGAGGTTATGAGGATTACCACTCTCCTTTAGTGC ATGCTCCACAGACCTCCTCCGTGTCAGCGAGTCCGTCTGGTGACATAGTGGAGGGCAGTTCGGTGAAGCTGACCTGTCAAAGTGATGCTAATCCAGCAGCTAACTATATCTGGTACAAGGACAACCAAATACTGCTTCAAGGACCAGAaggcttttttcatttcacttccaTCAGCTCCGAGGACAAAGGGATTTACCACTGCAAGGCTGAGAATCAGTTTGGACAGATCAATTCTTCAGACCTATTCATAGATGTCCAGT ATGCTCCAAAAAATCTCACTGTGTCAGTGAGTCCCTCTAATGAAGTAATGGAGGGCAGTACAGTGACTCTGACCTGTAGCAGTGATTCTAACCCAGCAGCTAATTATACCTGGTACAAAGAGAATGAAGTCCCACCAAAAGCATCAGGACAGATCTTCACCATCACCAACATCAGACCTGAACACAGTGGGAATTATTACTGTAAAGCCCAGAACAGAAGAGGACATCGTAACTCCAAGTCAAATCTGACTGTTATGGCAA GGTCAGTGAAGTCAGCAGTTGCTGGATCAatcactgttatttttctggCTGTCATATTCCTCTGTGCCTTCCTGTTGATTAG AAAAAAGAGGTCCTTGAAACAGATATCTGAGCCTAGAGAGAGACCAGACAACATAGCacag CTAAATGTGGGTTCAGAATATGAGAACTCTTCAGCAGCAGTACAGAGAGAACCAGCAGCGCAGGAGGATGAACTTTTCTATTCCATCGTAAGATTCTCAAAAAATCAGGAAGATCCTCTGTACTCCAACATCAGCCTGGCTCAGCCCAGCAAACactggagggaagaagaggaggacgaggagggtGTGGATTACACTAATGTCGCCGTTAAGAGTGCCAGTGCTACCCCAAG ATTAAGATGCCAAGAGGCTGCGGAGGATCCATCTGCAGTGTACGgcacagtcaaaaaaaaagagcatctGAACAAAGTCTGA
- the LOC120800761 gene encoding uncharacterized protein LOC120800761 isoform X3 — protein MNLKFAVFLLTLSVVLGQNNWSVKYYRTQICALKGSTVEIQCTYTTRSHNYYEKIWYTQLNVQKPVDLTTDGDYTNRVSNSCISKTCTLTLTNLKESDSAVYKFSLMRNAVFPRYSNERGVTLSVTDLKVIRQADRIYSSHANMNCLSSCPLSVDISYIWYRNGEKISNRQSSYSAYSNLEDSVSCALRGYEDFPSPPVCFEGQSCNRVTYNNRSICAFKGSSVDISCTYNSYEENVESKFWFSHKHSQEPVDLSEDSQYAGRFQVFETEEGRSTLRISDLRETDSTEYRFKFKTRHFEWRSSLPGTTLTVTDLDISVRVFPYLNLQCVTTCHQLDGSSYVWFKNGQKVDGENSYFYSYTYDYKNSYSCAVKGFENSPSLSVCFNGQSCNIVNYNHRRICALKGSSVDISCTYNSYEAQIESRFWFTAEHSHQWQNPSEPEDLHRNAQFSGRVQVRELLGRSTLTISDLRETDSAEYRFKFKTRGFEWRSSLPGTTLTVTALQVHVTRILTRRQFYTVAELNCHSICIPTGQVSYVWFKNGEKIIFETSSSYTHHFNPEDNIACAMRGYEDYHSPLVHAPQTSSVSASPSGDIVEGSSVKLTCQSDANPAANYIWYKDNQILLQGPEGFFHFTSISSEDKGIYHCKAENQFGQINSSDLFIDVQSNYTWYKENEVPPKASGQIFTITNIRPEHSGNYYCKAQNRRGHRNSKSNLTVMARSVKSAVAGSITVIFLAVIFLCAFLLIRKKRSLKQISEPRERPDNIAQLNVGSEYENSSAAVQREPAAQEDELFYSIVRFSKNQEDPLYSNISLAQPSKHWREEEEDEEGVDYTNVAVKSASATPRLRCQEAAEDPSAVYGTVKKKEHLNKV, from the exons ATGAATTTGAAATTTGCTGTCTTCCTTCTCACATTGTCAG TGGTACTGGGTCAGAATAACTGGAGCGTGAAGTACTATCGTACTCAGATCTGTGCCTTAAAAGGCTCAACAGTGGAAATTCAATGCACGTACACAACTAGAAGTCACAATTACTATGAAAAAATTTGGTATACTCAACTGAATGTTCAAAAACCTGTGGATCTGACAACGGACGGAGACTACACAAATCGTGTGAGCAACAGTTGTATTTCGAAGACCTGCACTCTGACACTCACGAACCTGAAAGAGAGCGATTCGGCTGTGTACAAGTTCAGTTTAATGAGAAACGCAGTCTTTCCAAGATATTCTAATGAACGCGGAGTCACTTTGTCTGTCACAg ATCTAAAGGTGATCCGACAAGCAGATAGAATATATTCTAGCCACGCAAACATGAACTGTCTCAGCAGTTGTCCTCTATCTGTTGATATTTCCTACATCTGGTACCGTAATGGAGAGAAAATTTCAAACAGACAATCATCTTACTCAGCCTACTCAAATCTTGAAGACAGCGTTTCCTGTGCATTAAGGGGATACGAGGATTTCCCTTCTCCTCCAGTGT GTTTCGAAGGTCAATCCTGCAACAGAGTGACTTACAATAACAGAAGCATCTGTGCCTTCAAAGGCTCATCAGTGGACATTTCTTGTACTTACAACAGCTatgaagaaaatgttgaatCAAAATTCTGGTTCAGTCATAAACATAGTCAGGAGCCTGTGGACCTTAGCGAAGACTCCCAGTATGCAGGCCGTTTTCAAGTCTTTGAAACAGAGGAAGGACGCTCCACTCTGAGAATCAGTGACCTGAGAGAAACAGATTCAACCGAATATCGCTTCAAATTCAAAACACGACACTTTGAATGGAGGAGTAGTTTACCTGGTACCACTCTGACTGTCACAG ATCTAGATATTTCGGTGAGGGTGTTTCCCTATCTAAATCTCCAGTGTGTTACGACTTGTCATCAACTCGATGGTTCTTCCTATGTCTGGTTCAAAAATGGACAGAAAGTGGATGGagaaaattcttatttttactcATACACATATGATTATAAAAACAGCTATTCTTGTGCTGTAAAAGGATTTGAGAATTCCCCCTCTCTTTCAGTGT GCTTCAATGGTCAATCCTGCAACATAGTGAATTACAATCACAGGAGAATTTGTGCCCTCAAAGGCTCATCAGTGGACATTTCTTGTACTTACAACAGCTATGAAGCTCAAATTGAATCAAGATTCTGGTTCACTGCTGAACATAGTCATCAGTGGCAAAATCCATCAGAGCCAGAGGACCTTCATCGAAACGCTCAGTTTTCAGGTCGTGTTCAGGTCCGTGAATTGCTAGGACGCTCCACTCTGACAATCAGTGACCTGAGAGAGACCGATTCGGCCGAGTATCGCTTCAAGTTCAAAACACGAGGCTTTGAATGGAGGAGTAGTTTACCTGGCACCACTCTGACTGTCACAG CTCTGCAGGTGCACGTTACCAGAATATTAACACGCCGCCAGTTTTATACCGTGGCAGAGCTGAACTGTCACAGCATCTGCATTCCCACCGGTCAAGTTTCCTATGTCTGGTTCaagaatggagagaaaattatatttgaaacttCTTCATCTTATACACATCACTTTAATCCTGAAGACAACATCGCCTGTGCTATGAGAGGTTATGAGGATTACCACTCTCCTTTAGTGC ATGCTCCACAGACCTCCTCCGTGTCAGCGAGTCCGTCTGGTGACATAGTGGAGGGCAGTTCGGTGAAGCTGACCTGTCAAAGTGATGCTAATCCAGCAGCTAACTATATCTGGTACAAGGACAACCAAATACTGCTTCAAGGACCAGAaggcttttttcatttcacttccaTCAGCTCCGAGGACAAAGGGATTTACCACTGCAAGGCTGAGAATCAGTTTGGACAGATCAATTCTTCAGACCTATTCATAGATGTCCAGT CTAATTATACCTGGTACAAAGAGAATGAAGTCCCACCAAAAGCATCAGGACAGATCTTCACCATCACCAACATCAGACCTGAACACAGTGGGAATTATTACTGTAAAGCCCAGAACAGAAGAGGACATCGTAACTCCAAGTCAAATCTGACTGTTATGGCAA GGTCAGTGAAGTCAGCAGTTGCTGGATCAatcactgttatttttctggCTGTCATATTCCTCTGTGCCTTCCTGTTGATTAG AAAAAAGAGGTCCTTGAAACAGATATCTGAGCCTAGAGAGAGACCAGACAACATAGCacag CTAAATGTGGGTTCAGAATATGAGAACTCTTCAGCAGCAGTACAGAGAGAACCAGCAGCGCAGGAGGATGAACTTTTCTATTCCATCGTAAGATTCTCAAAAAATCAGGAAGATCCTCTGTACTCCAACATCAGCCTGGCTCAGCCCAGCAAACactggagggaagaagaggaggacgaggagggtGTGGATTACACTAATGTCGCCGTTAAGAGTGCCAGTGCTACCCCAAG ATTAAGATGCCAAGAGGCTGCGGAGGATCCATCTGCAGTGTACGgcacagtcaaaaaaaaagagcatctGAACAAAGTCTGA
- the LOC120800761 gene encoding sialic acid-binding Ig-like lectin 16 isoform X4 produces MNLKFAVFLLTLSVVLGQNNWSVKYYRTQICALKGSTVEIQCTYTTRSHNYYEKIWYTQLNVQKPVDLTTDGDYTNRVSNSCISKTCTLTLTNLKESDSAVYKFSLMRNAVFPRYSNERGVTLSVTDLKVIRQADRIYSSHANMNCLSSCPLSVDISYIWYRNGEKISNRQSSYSAYSNLEDSVSCALRGYEDFPSPPVCFEGQSCNRVTYNNRSICAFKGSSVDISCTYNSYEENVESKFWFSHKHSQEPVDLSEDSQYAGRFQVFETEEGRSTLRISDLRETDSTEYRFKFKTRHFEWRSSLPGTTLTVTALQVHVTRILTRRQFYTVAELNCHSICIPTGQVSYVWFKNGEKIIFETSSSYTHHFNPEDNIACAMRGYEDYHSPLVHAPQTSSVSASPSGDIVEGSSVKLTCQSDANPAANYIWYKDNQILLQGPEGFFHFTSISSEDKGIYHCKAENQFGQINSSDLFIDVQYAPKNLTVSVSPSNEVMEGSTVTLTCSSDSNPAANYTWYKENEVPPKASGQIFTITNIRPEHSGNYYCKAQNRRGHRNSKSNLTVMARSVKSAVAGSITVIFLAVIFLCAFLLIRKKRSLKQISEPRERPDNIAQLNVGSEYENSSAAVQREPAAQEDELFYSIVRFSKNQEDPLYSNISLAQPSKHWREEEEDEEGVDYTNVAVKSASATPRLRCQEAAEDPSAVYGTVKKKEHLNKV; encoded by the exons ATGAATTTGAAATTTGCTGTCTTCCTTCTCACATTGTCAG TGGTACTGGGTCAGAATAACTGGAGCGTGAAGTACTATCGTACTCAGATCTGTGCCTTAAAAGGCTCAACAGTGGAAATTCAATGCACGTACACAACTAGAAGTCACAATTACTATGAAAAAATTTGGTATACTCAACTGAATGTTCAAAAACCTGTGGATCTGACAACGGACGGAGACTACACAAATCGTGTGAGCAACAGTTGTATTTCGAAGACCTGCACTCTGACACTCACGAACCTGAAAGAGAGCGATTCGGCTGTGTACAAGTTCAGTTTAATGAGAAACGCAGTCTTTCCAAGATATTCTAATGAACGCGGAGTCACTTTGTCTGTCACAg ATCTAAAGGTGATCCGACAAGCAGATAGAATATATTCTAGCCACGCAAACATGAACTGTCTCAGCAGTTGTCCTCTATCTGTTGATATTTCCTACATCTGGTACCGTAATGGAGAGAAAATTTCAAACAGACAATCATCTTACTCAGCCTACTCAAATCTTGAAGACAGCGTTTCCTGTGCATTAAGGGGATACGAGGATTTCCCTTCTCCTCCAGTGT GTTTCGAAGGTCAATCCTGCAACAGAGTGACTTACAATAACAGAAGCATCTGTGCCTTCAAAGGCTCATCAGTGGACATTTCTTGTACTTACAACAGCTatgaagaaaatgttgaatCAAAATTCTGGTTCAGTCATAAACATAGTCAGGAGCCTGTGGACCTTAGCGAAGACTCCCAGTATGCAGGCCGTTTTCAAGTCTTTGAAACAGAGGAAGGACGCTCCACTCTGAGAATCAGTGACCTGAGAGAAACAGATTCAACCGAATATCGCTTCAAATTCAAAACACGACACTTTGAATGGAGGAGTAGTTTACCTGGTACCACTCTGACTGTCACAG CTCTGCAGGTGCACGTTACCAGAATATTAACACGCCGCCAGTTTTATACCGTGGCAGAGCTGAACTGTCACAGCATCTGCATTCCCACCGGTCAAGTTTCCTATGTCTGGTTCaagaatggagagaaaattatatttgaaacttCTTCATCTTATACACATCACTTTAATCCTGAAGACAACATCGCCTGTGCTATGAGAGGTTATGAGGATTACCACTCTCCTTTAGTGC ATGCTCCACAGACCTCCTCCGTGTCAGCGAGTCCGTCTGGTGACATAGTGGAGGGCAGTTCGGTGAAGCTGACCTGTCAAAGTGATGCTAATCCAGCAGCTAACTATATCTGGTACAAGGACAACCAAATACTGCTTCAAGGACCAGAaggcttttttcatttcacttccaTCAGCTCCGAGGACAAAGGGATTTACCACTGCAAGGCTGAGAATCAGTTTGGACAGATCAATTCTTCAGACCTATTCATAGATGTCCAGT ATGCTCCAAAAAATCTCACTGTGTCAGTGAGTCCCTCTAATGAAGTAATGGAGGGCAGTACAGTGACTCTGACCTGTAGCAGTGATTCTAACCCAGCAGCTAATTATACCTGGTACAAAGAGAATGAAGTCCCACCAAAAGCATCAGGACAGATCTTCACCATCACCAACATCAGACCTGAACACAGTGGGAATTATTACTGTAAAGCCCAGAACAGAAGAGGACATCGTAACTCCAAGTCAAATCTGACTGTTATGGCAA GGTCAGTGAAGTCAGCAGTTGCTGGATCAatcactgttatttttctggCTGTCATATTCCTCTGTGCCTTCCTGTTGATTAG AAAAAAGAGGTCCTTGAAACAGATATCTGAGCCTAGAGAGAGACCAGACAACATAGCacag CTAAATGTGGGTTCAGAATATGAGAACTCTTCAGCAGCAGTACAGAGAGAACCAGCAGCGCAGGAGGATGAACTTTTCTATTCCATCGTAAGATTCTCAAAAAATCAGGAAGATCCTCTGTACTCCAACATCAGCCTGGCTCAGCCCAGCAAACactggagggaagaagaggaggacgaggagggtGTGGATTACACTAATGTCGCCGTTAAGAGTGCCAGTGCTACCCCAAG ATTAAGATGCCAAGAGGCTGCGGAGGATCCATCTGCAGTGTACGgcacagtcaaaaaaaaagagcatctGAACAAAGTCTGA